From the Butyrivibrio fibrisolvens genome, one window contains:
- a CDS encoding RsiV family protein: MKRANIIAPLCAALLLSGCSIPGIELPGYSDTKEECAAKDSSEDSSKDESEEDTKKTDESNEDSSKEDESSSDAATEAETLEEEEIEESDSEEKEYKLVNVYGSGAPSYKSVNRSGSKLSDDGKKVDLCEKSQNAIMVVADLEDEYPELAKTLKASADTMLDNYDSEFEEMYGMAKSQYESDPDYFGEYYDDEHQEITRSDSMVLSILETEDFYGGGVHGYYAVYGYNYYVSNGEEISLGDVVSVSEDEFATIIKADLIDNAEDGEGTFFDLDESLSHYKYDPDEKKSIESGAEDYELGYNWYMTIDGIHIVFNQYDIADYASGSFEVVFDYDEEIVNENLGFDTSRTYCYKEEIPFYESENEAYEDENYIIYNSQKSSFVLVYGDGSAEFDDYYGEETGAYNVYHFVMDDGREYIHLSTAFGNDYYDTYVFDVTDGGCEKVDIFGYTGVWIDVDTEYSGPKVLSSADSFIIVDTSSALGTFTYYNYYSIGDDGMPQADPKTCVIVKVSTEDIVSAKSVKMEKLDDSLESTGDMITVQSGTGFTIVSTDGVSFVDLLSSDGQYLRLYIDNIGYEGTVDGVSIQDIFPGLEYVG; the protein is encoded by the coding sequence ATGAAAAGAGCTAACATAATTGCGCCTTTATGCGCAGCACTTTTATTATCAGGCTGTTCTATTCCGGGAATTGAACTGCCTGGCTATAGCGATACTAAGGAAGAGTGCGCTGCCAAAGATAGCAGTGAAGATTCATCCAAAGATGAGTCTGAAGAAGATACTAAAAAGACTGATGAATCAAATGAAGATAGCTCCAAAGAGGATGAATCTTCTAGCGATGCTGCGACTGAAGCTGAGACTTTAGAGGAAGAAGAAATTGAAGAGTCAGATTCAGAAGAGAAGGAATATAAGCTTGTAAACGTATATGGAAGCGGAGCTCCTTCATATAAATCAGTTAATAGATCAGGCTCTAAATTATCTGACGACGGTAAAAAAGTTGATCTTTGTGAGAAATCACAAAACGCTATAATGGTTGTCGCTGATCTTGAGGATGAATATCCGGAACTTGCTAAGACACTTAAAGCCAGTGCTGATACTATGCTTGATAATTATGATTCAGAATTCGAAGAGATGTATGGTATGGCTAAGTCTCAATATGAATCTGATCCTGATTATTTTGGTGAATATTATGATGATGAACATCAGGAGATAACAAGGTCAGATAGTATGGTACTGAGTATCCTTGAAACTGAAGATTTTTATGGTGGAGGAGTTCATGGATATTATGCAGTATATGGCTACAACTATTACGTTTCAAATGGCGAAGAGATAAGCCTTGGTGATGTTGTAAGCGTTTCAGAAGACGAGTTTGCCACAATTATTAAAGCGGACCTCATTGATAATGCAGAAGACGGCGAAGGAACTTTCTTTGATCTTGACGAATCCCTTAGTCACTATAAGTATGATCCTGATGAAAAGAAAAGTATAGAATCCGGCGCTGAAGATTACGAGCTTGGATACAACTGGTATATGACCATAGATGGTATACATATAGTATTCAATCAGTATGACATAGCTGATTATGCATCCGGTTCATTTGAAGTTGTATTTGATTATGACGAAGAGATAGTAAATGAAAATCTTGGATTCGATACAAGTAGGACATATTGCTACAAAGAAGAAATACCTTTTTATGAGTCTGAAAATGAAGCATATGAGGATGAAAATTACATAATATATAACAGTCAGAAGAGCAGCTTTGTTCTTGTATATGGAGATGGCAGTGCTGAATTTGATGACTACTATGGTGAAGAAACGGGAGCTTACAATGTCTATCATTTTGTAATGGATGACGGCAGAGAGTATATTCATCTTTCGACTGCATTTGGCAATGATTATTATGATACATACGTATTTGATGTAACTGATGGTGGCTGTGAGAAGGTAGATATTTTTGGCTATACTGGAGTGTGGATCGATGTAGATACAGAGTATAGCGGCCCTAAGGTGCTTTCAAGTGCAGATAGTTTTATAATTGTTGACACAAGCTCAGCCCTTGGAACTTTCACTTACTACAATTATTACTCTATTGGCGATGACGGAATGCCGCAGGCGGATCCTAAAACATGCGTTATTGTTAAAGTCTCCACAGAAGATATCGTATCAGCAAAGAGTGTTAAGATGGAGAAGCTTGATGATAGCTTGGAGTCTACAGGAGATATGATAACTGTACAATCCGGTACAGGCTTTACTATTGTATCAACTGATGGAGTATCTTTTGTAGATCTTCTTTCATCAGACGGGCAGTATCTTAGATTATATATTGATAACATTGGATATGAAGGAACAGTTGACGGTGTATCTATTCAGGATATCTTCCCGGGTCTTGAGTATGTCGGCTGA